One genomic region from Jilunia laotingensis encodes:
- a CDS encoding 3'-5' exonuclease: MNLNLKNPIVFFDLETTGTNINTDRIVEICYLKVFPNGNEEAKTLRVNPEMHIPEASSAVHGIYDEDVADCPAFKEVAKSIARDIEGCDLAGFNSNRFDIPVLVEEFLRAGVDIDISKRKFVDVQVIFHKMEQRTLSAAYKFYCEKNLEDAHTAEADTRATYEVLKAQLDRYEELQNDIAFLADYSSFTKNVDFAGRMVYDDNGVELFNFGKYKGQSVGEVLKKDPGYYSWILNSDFTLNTKAMLTKIRLREMSNLITK; the protein is encoded by the coding sequence ATGAATTTAAACCTTAAAAATCCCATCGTTTTTTTCGATCTTGAAACGACAGGTACAAATATTAACACAGACCGTATTGTAGAAATCTGTTATCTTAAAGTGTTTCCTAATGGTAATGAAGAAGCTAAAACGCTCCGCGTTAATCCGGAAATGCATATTCCCGAAGCCTCTTCTGCCGTACATGGCATTTATGATGAAGACGTAGCCGACTGTCCGGCTTTTAAGGAAGTAGCCAAGTCGATAGCTCGTGACATCGAGGGGTGCGATCTGGCAGGGTTCAATTCCAACCGTTTTGATATTCCGGTATTGGTGGAGGAGTTTCTCCGTGCCGGTGTGGACATCGATATCAGTAAACGTAAGTTTGTGGATGTTCAGGTGATTTTCCATAAAATGGAGCAGCGCACACTTTCCGCGGCATACAAGTTCTACTGTGAGAAGAATCTGGAAGATGCACATACGGCCGAGGCGGATACACGGGCTACGTACGAGGTGTTGAAAGCGCAGCTTGACCGTTATGAAGAGCTACAGAACGACATTGCTTTCCTAGCTGATTATTCGAGCTTTACGAAGAACGTAGATTTTGCCGGGCGGATGGTTTATGATGATAACGGTGTGGAGCTTTTCAACTTTGGTAAATACAAGGGCCAGTCGGTTGGAGAAGTGTTGAAGAAAGACCCCGGGTATTACAGTTGGATACTCAACAGTGATTTTACACTAAATACCAAAGCGATGTTGACGAAAATCCGGTTGAGGGAGATGAGTAATCTGATAACGAAGTAA
- the coaBC gene encoding bifunctional phosphopantothenoylcysteine decarboxylase/phosphopantothenate--cysteine ligase CoaBC: MLRGKKIVLGITGSIAAYKACYIIRGLIKQGAEVQVVITPAGKEFITPITLSALTSKPVISEFFAQRDGTWNSHVDLGLWADAMLIAPATASTIGKMANGIADNMLITTYLSAKAPVFVAPAMDLDMYAHPSTQKNLETLRSYGNHVIEPGTGFLASHLVGKGRMEEPENIIRHLIEYFSAGGDLAGKKVLITAGPTYEKIDPVRFVGNYSSGKMGFALAEECAARGAEVTLVTGPVQLQAVHSRIHRINVESAAEMAEQAEMNFKQADAAILCAAVADFTPETTADHKIKREKDDLVLKLKPTKDIAATLGRMKTSGQKLVGFALETDNEQENAQGKLERKNFDFIVLNSLNDSGAGFRCDTNKISIIDRQQRIDYPLKSKTEVAKDIIDRLAEEMK, encoded by the coding sequence TTGCTGAGAGGTAAAAAAATCGTTCTTGGAATAACAGGCAGCATTGCCGCGTATAAAGCATGCTATATCATCCGCGGATTGATAAAGCAGGGGGCCGAAGTGCAGGTAGTTATCACCCCAGCGGGAAAAGAGTTCATAACTCCCATTACCTTGTCTGCATTGACCAGTAAGCCGGTCATCAGTGAATTTTTTGCGCAACGTGACGGTACTTGGAACAGCCATGTCGATCTGGGACTGTGGGCGGATGCCATGCTTATTGCTCCGGCAACTGCTTCGACAATTGGCAAAATGGCGAATGGGATTGCAGACAATATGCTGATAACCACCTACCTGTCCGCCAAAGCACCTGTGTTCGTGGCTCCGGCAATGGATCTTGACATGTATGCTCATCCTTCGACACAGAAGAATCTTGAAACATTGCGGTCCTATGGTAATCATGTCATCGAGCCGGGTACGGGGTTCTTGGCAAGCCATCTGGTGGGAAAAGGGCGCATGGAAGAGCCCGAAAACATCATTCGTCACCTGATAGAGTATTTCTCTGCCGGTGGTGATCTGGCCGGTAAAAAAGTGCTGATAACTGCCGGGCCTACATATGAAAAGATCGATCCTGTCCGTTTTGTCGGTAATTACTCTTCCGGTAAGATGGGCTTTGCCTTGGCAGAAGAGTGTGCTGCCCGTGGGGCGGAGGTCACGCTTGTTACGGGGCCGGTACAGTTGCAAGCGGTTCATTCGCGCATTCACCGTATCAATGTGGAGAGCGCAGCGGAAATGGCAGAACAAGCCGAAATGAATTTCAAGCAGGCTGATGCCGCTATATTGTGTGCTGCGGTTGCGGATTTCACGCCCGAAACAACAGCAGATCATAAGATAAAAAGGGAGAAAGACGACTTGGTGCTTAAACTCAAGCCGACCAAAGACATAGCTGCAACATTGGGACGGATGAAGACATCCGGTCAGAAGTTGGTCGGCTTTGCCCTTGAGACTGACAACGAGCAGGAGAATGCCCAGGGGAAACTGGAACGTAAGAATTTCGATTTCATCGTTTTGAATTCGTTGAACGATTCCGGTGCAGGTTTCCGTTGCGATACAAATAAAATAAGCATCATAGACCGTCAACAACGGATAGATTATCCCTTGAAGTCGAAAACAGAAGTTGCAAAAGATATTATTGACCGATTAGCAGAGGAGATGAAATGA
- a CDS encoding DUF4835 family protein, with the protein MTSKAFKKVVCAFAACCLSPLLLSAQELDCKVTVNYAQVQGTNVEIFKTFETAMMEFINERHWTQAQYEINERIRCSINFTVKSYDENEGRWGCELIVQSTRPVYQSGYQSTVFSFKDADVEFNYREFDPLELRDNQIDNNLTAVIAYYAYLIIGMDMDTMAPEGGTEVLRSVENIVTAAQTLNEKGWKAFDDSRNRYAVISDYLDPGMSPLRQMMYDYHRKGMDEMATNATRARAAITASLSSLKQARDNKPMSSLPVIFTEIKKDELINIYGGKSPAAQSEREEVYEIVSNINPSQKTEWDKIKSK; encoded by the coding sequence ATGACAAGCAAAGCCTTTAAAAAGGTGGTATGTGCGTTTGCAGCCTGTTGTTTGTCGCCTTTGCTGCTTTCAGCTCAGGAACTTGATTGTAAAGTCACAGTGAACTATGCTCAGGTGCAGGGTACGAATGTCGAAATATTCAAGACATTCGAAACGGCCATGATGGAGTTTATCAACGAACGTCATTGGACGCAGGCGCAATATGAGATAAACGAACGCATCCGTTGCTCCATAAATTTCACCGTGAAGAGTTATGACGAGAATGAAGGCAGGTGGGGGTGCGAACTCATTGTGCAGTCCACACGTCCTGTTTATCAATCGGGCTATCAAAGTACCGTTTTTAGCTTTAAAGATGCCGATGTCGAGTTCAATTACAGGGAATTCGATCCGTTGGAATTGCGTGACAACCAGATTGACAATAACCTTACGGCCGTTATTGCCTATTATGCTTATCTGATCATTGGCATGGATATGGATACGATGGCACCGGAAGGCGGAACAGAGGTGTTGCGTTCGGTTGAAAATATCGTTACTGCGGCACAGACTCTTAATGAAAAAGGGTGGAAAGCTTTTGACGACAGCCGCAACCGTTATGCCGTGATCTCCGACTATCTCGATCCGGGAATGAGTCCGCTACGGCAGATGATGTACGACTATCATCGCAAAGGCATGGATGAGATGGCAACGAATGCTACCCGTGCCCGCGCTGCCATTACTGCCTCGTTGAGCAGTTTGAAACAAGCACGTGATAATAAGCCGATGTCCTCATTACCTGTCATTTTTACAGAGATCAAAAAAGATGAACTGATCAATATCTATGGAGGAAAATCTCCGGCTGCTCAGAGTGAAAGAGAAGAAGTATATGAGATTGTTTCTAACATTAACCCCTCGCAAAAGACAGAGTGGGACAAGATTAAATCAAAGTAA
- the recN gene encoding DNA repair protein RecN — MLRSLYIQNYALIEKLDIRFDTGFSVITGETGAGKSIILGAIGLLLGQRADVKSIRQGASKCIIEARFDISSYGMNAFFDENELEYEEECILRRELQASGKSRAFINDTPASLTQMKELGEMLIDVHSQHQNLLLNKEGFQLNVLDILARNEEALNVYHQLYADWKRLDQELEELIRQAEQSKTDEDYIRFQLEQLEEARLSGGEQDGLEQESETLSHAEEIKAGLYRIEQTFTSDEGGLLSSLKESISSLSSLQRVYQPAGELAERMNSAFIELKDIVDEISSQGENIEFNPVRLDEVNERLNLIYSLQQKHRVQSVEDLINLTEEYQEKLSAITSFDDRIAALTASRDAQYNKVKKQAALLTKARTAAAEEVEKQMGVRLMPLGMPNVRFKVEMGLRKEPGIQGEDTVNFLFSANKNGALQNISSVASGGEIARVMLSIKAMIAGAVKLPTIVFDEIDTGVSGEIADRMADIMQEMGEQERQVISITHLPQIAARGSAHYKVYKRDNDTETNSHICRLTNEERVEEIAHMLSGATLTEAALSNAKALLKMN, encoded by the coding sequence ATGCTACGTTCATTGTATATTCAGAATTATGCTCTGATCGAGAAGTTGGATATCCGCTTTGATACAGGGTTTTCTGTCATTACGGGTGAGACTGGTGCCGGAAAATCCATTATTCTGGGTGCAATTGGCTTGTTGTTGGGTCAACGTGCCGATGTAAAGTCTATCCGTCAAGGAGCGTCAAAGTGCATCATCGAGGCCCGTTTCGATATCTCCTCCTATGGGATGAATGCCTTTTTCGATGAAAACGAGCTGGAATATGAAGAAGAGTGCATTCTCCGCCGTGAACTGCAAGCCTCCGGCAAAAGCCGCGCTTTCATTAACGATACACCGGCTTCATTGACGCAGATGAAAGAACTTGGCGAGATGTTGATCGATGTTCATTCCCAGCATCAGAACTTGTTATTAAACAAAGAAGGTTTTCAATTGAACGTTCTTGATATTCTGGCCCGAAACGAAGAGGCATTGAATGTCTATCATCAACTTTATGCAGATTGGAAACGTTTGGATCAAGAATTGGAAGAACTCATCCGGCAGGCGGAACAAAGCAAAACGGATGAAGATTACATTCGCTTCCAGTTAGAGCAATTGGAGGAGGCACGTCTTTCCGGAGGGGAGCAGGACGGATTGGAGCAAGAGTCGGAAACGTTAAGCCATGCCGAAGAGATAAAAGCCGGTTTGTATCGCATTGAGCAGACATTTACTTCGGACGAAGGAGGATTGCTTTCTTCGCTGAAGGAGAGTATAAGTTCTCTTTCATCGTTGCAGAGAGTCTATCAGCCTGCAGGGGAACTTGCGGAACGAATGAACAGTGCATTTATCGAACTAAAGGATATTGTGGACGAAATCAGTAGCCAGGGTGAAAATATCGAGTTCAATCCGGTTCGTCTGGATGAGGTAAACGAACGGTTGAATCTGATCTATTCTTTGCAGCAAAAGCATCGAGTACAATCTGTAGAAGATTTAATTAATCTTACGGAAGAATACCAGGAAAAGTTATCTGCCATTACTTCATTTGACGATCGTATTGCTGCATTGACAGCTAGCCGTGATGCACAATATAATAAGGTGAAAAAACAAGCAGCGTTGTTGACTAAAGCACGTACGGCTGCTGCCGAAGAAGTCGAAAAGCAGATGGGAGTCCGTCTTATGCCATTGGGAATGCCGAATGTCCGCTTCAAGGTGGAAATGGGCTTGCGGAAAGAACCGGGCATTCAGGGAGAAGATACGGTCAATTTTCTGTTCTCGGCCAATAAGAACGGAGCGTTGCAAAATATTTCATCGGTTGCTTCAGGAGGGGAAATTGCACGTGTGATGCTTTCCATAAAGGCGATGATAGCCGGTGCGGTGAAACTGCCTACTATTGTTTTTGATGAGATCGATACGGGAGTCTCCGGAGAAATAGCCGATCGCATGGCGGATATCATGCAGGAGATGGGTGAACAAGAACGGCAGGTGATCAGTATAACGCATCTGCCACAGATCGCAGCTCGCGGTAGTGCCCATTATAAAGTATATAAGCGCGATAATGACACCGAAACCAATAGCCATATCTGTCGCCTCACGAATGAAGAGCGGGTGGAAGAAATAGCTCATATGCTGAGCGGGGCGACTTTGACAGAGGCGGCATTAAGTAATGCAAAAGCGCTATTAAAAATGAATTAA
- the rlmB gene encoding 23S rRNA (guanosine(2251)-2'-O)-methyltransferase RlmB — MVDKSEMIFGVRAVIEAIQAGKEIDKILIKKDIQSDLSKELFAVLKGTLIPVQRVPVERINRITHKNHQGVIAYLSSVTYQKTEDLVPFLFEEGKNPLFVMLDGVTDVRNFGAIARTCECAAVDAVIIPARGSVTVNADAMKTSAGALHTLPVCREQSLKNTLQYLKDSGFHIVAATEKGDYDYTKADYTGPMCIIMGAEDKGVSYDNLALCDEWVKIPMLGSIESLNVSVAAGILVYEAVKQRHTDL, encoded by the coding sequence ATGGTTGATAAAAGTGAAATGATTTTTGGTGTTCGTGCCGTTATTGAAGCTATACAAGCTGGTAAGGAGATAGATAAAATACTGATAAAGAAAGATATTCAGAGTGATCTTTCCAAAGAACTGTTTGCAGTCCTTAAAGGGACGCTTATCCCGGTGCAACGTGTACCGGTAGAGCGTATCAATCGGATTACCCATAAGAATCATCAGGGAGTGATAGCTTATCTTTCCTCCGTCACTTATCAGAAGACGGAAGATCTGGTACCTTTTCTTTTTGAAGAGGGAAAAAATCCACTGTTCGTAATGCTGGACGGTGTAACGGATGTACGCAATTTCGGGGCTATCGCCCGTACCTGCGAATGTGCTGCGGTAGATGCTGTCATCATTCCCGCCCGTGGCAGTGTGACGGTGAATGCTGATGCTATGAAAACATCAGCGGGAGCATTGCATACGTTGCCTGTTTGCCGGGAACAAAGTTTGAAGAATACGCTCCAATATCTGAAGGATAGTGGTTTCCATATTGTTGCTGCTACGGAAAAAGGAGATTACGATTATACGAAAGCTGATTACACTGGTCCGATGTGCATCATCATGGGCGCGGAAGATAAAGGGGTGTCTTATGACAATCTTGCTCTTTGTGATGAATGGGTGAAGATACCGATGTTGGGCAGTATTGAATCGCTCAATGTGTCTGTGGCTGCCGGGATATTGGTTTATGAAGCAGTAAAGCAAAGACACACAGACCTATAA
- a CDS encoding serine protease, whose amino-acid sequence MRKFLLPLLFICLSVQGSMAQVPKWVEKAKRAVFSIVTYDKNDKMLSTGNGFFVTEDGIALSDYSLFKGAERAIIINSEGKQMPVDAILGADDMYDVIKFRVGITEKKVPALQIASMAPVVGAEVYLLPYSTQKDRNCTLGKVKEVAKIGEQYHYYTLDMLLKDKMVSCPVTTADGQVFGLAQKSSGRDTTSICYAAGAAFAMSQNISALSLNDLTLRNIGIKKGLPETEDQAMVALFMASSQVPQDEYMMMLDDYIKQFPNSSEGYIRRASALVFGTNKDESSYDRAAADLEQALKVTQKKDDAYYNIAKLIYNYQIDKPETTYKDWTYDKALEYVRSAQAVDSLPVYVQLEGDILFAKQDYPAALTSYEKVNRTNLASPASFFNEAKTMELLERDPKEIVAVMDSCIAHCQQPVSATDAPYLLERAQMNMNAGLYRPAMLDYDTYYKAVNGQVNDVFFYLREQAAIKGRQYQRALDDIAEAIRLNPKEVLYYAEQAVVNMRVNRFDEAIGILENAISINPDYAEAYRLLGICQVQLKKMKEACDNFAKAKSLGDPSVDSLIEKHCK is encoded by the coding sequence ATGAGAAAATTCCTATTACCTTTACTATTCATCTGCCTGTCAGTGCAAGGAAGTATGGCACAAGTACCGAAGTGGGTGGAGAAGGCTAAACGTGCCGTGTTTTCCATTGTCACTTACGATAAAAATGATAAAATGCTGAGTACAGGTAATGGTTTCTTTGTTACCGAAGATGGTATCGCCTTATCGGATTACTCTCTTTTCAAGGGAGCCGAACGTGCGATAATCATCAATTCGGAAGGGAAACAAATGCCGGTAGATGCCATACTTGGTGCAGACGATATGTATGATGTGATTAAATTCCGTGTGGGTATCACAGAAAAGAAAGTACCTGCTTTACAAATTGCGTCTATGGCTCCAGTGGTAGGTGCTGAAGTTTATCTGTTACCATACTCTACTCAGAAAGACCGAAATTGCACGCTGGGAAAGGTGAAAGAAGTCGCTAAGATTGGCGAGCAGTATCATTATTATACGCTTGATATGCTTCTGAAAGACAAAATGGTAAGTTGTCCCGTAACTACTGCCGACGGTCAGGTGTTCGGTCTGGCGCAGAAATCATCCGGTAGAGATACGACAAGCATCTGTTATGCTGCCGGGGCAGCCTTTGCCATGTCACAGAACATTAGTGCGCTTTCTCTCAACGATCTTACTTTACGCAATATCGGTATTAAGAAAGGTTTGCCCGAAACGGAAGATCAAGCTATGGTAGCTTTGTTCATGGCTTCCTCTCAAGTGCCTCAGGATGAATATATGATGATGTTGGATGATTATATCAAACAGTTTCCCAATAGCTCGGAAGGATATATCCGTCGGGCATCTGCTTTGGTTTTTGGTACGAACAAGGATGAATCATCGTACGATAGAGCGGCTGCCGATCTGGAACAGGCTCTGAAAGTGACACAGAAAAAAGATGATGCTTATTATAATATTGCAAAACTGATTTATAATTATCAGATCGATAAACCTGAAACGACTTATAAGGACTGGACATATGATAAAGCACTGGAATATGTACGTAGTGCGCAAGCTGTGGATTCTTTGCCGGTTTATGTCCAGCTTGAAGGCGATATATTGTTTGCAAAGCAAGACTATCCGGCTGCACTTACCAGTTATGAAAAGGTAAACCGTACTAATCTGGCTTCTCCGGCTAGTTTCTTCAATGAAGCTAAGACGATGGAGTTGCTTGAACGTGATCCGAAAGAAATAGTAGCCGTCATGGATAGCTGTATTGCTCATTGCCAGCAACCGGTTTCCGCGACCGATGCCCCGTATTTGTTGGAACGTGCCCAGATGAATATGAATGCAGGATTATACCGCCCGGCCATGCTTGATTATGATACATATTACAAAGCTGTAAACGGTCAGGTGAACGATGTCTTTTTCTATCTTCGTGAACAGGCAGCCATCAAAGGACGTCAGTATCAACGGGCATTGGATGACATCGCCGAAGCCATCAGGCTCAATCCGAAGGAGGTGCTTTATTATGCCGAACAAGCGGTAGTGAATATGCGTGTGAACCGTTTCGACGAAGCAATAGGAATTTTGGAGAATGCCATTTCTATTAATCCTGATTATGCGGAAGCTTATCGTCTGTTGGGGATTTGCCAGGTGCAATTGAAGAAAATGAAAGAAGCTTGTGATAATTTTGCCAAGGCTAAATCTTTGGGCGATCCGAGTGTGGACTCTCTGATTGAGAAGCATTGTAAATAA
- a CDS encoding RidA family protein, translated as MKKVICSEKAPGAIGPYSQAIEANGMVFVSGQLPIDAATGLMPEGVEAQARQSLENIKHILETAGLTMGDIVKTTVFLQDMSLFAGMNGVYATYFDGAFPARSAFAVKALPKDALVEIECIAAR; from the coding sequence ATGAAGAAAGTAATTTGCAGCGAAAAAGCTCCGGGCGCAATCGGCCCTTACAGTCAGGCTATCGAAGCCAATGGTATGGTATTTGTATCAGGACAGCTTCCGATCGATGCTGCTACAGGCTTGATGCCGGAAGGTGTTGAAGCCCAGGCTCGCCAATCTTTGGAGAATATCAAGCACATTCTTGAAACAGCCGGTTTAACAATGGGTGATATTGTTAAAACGACTGTATTCTTGCAGGATATGTCTTTGTTTGCCGGTATGAACGGTGTGTATGCTACTTATTTCGACGGTGCTTTTCCGGCTCGTTCGGCATTTGCGGTAAAAGCTCTGCCGAAAGACGCATTAGTTGAGATCGAGTGCATCGCGGCCCGCTAA
- a CDS encoding bifunctional folylpolyglutamate synthase/dihydrofolate synthase produces the protein MDYQDTLMYLYESAPMFQQIGSSAYKEGLETTKTLDEHFGHPHREYRTIHIAGTNGKGSCSHTLAAILQSAGYRVGLYTSPHLVDFRERIRINGEMIPESYVVKFVEKHRNFFEPLHPSFFELTTAMAFRYFADQKIDVAVVEVGLGGRLDCTNIIRPDLCIITNISFDHTQFLGDTLAKIAGEKAGIIKKDIPVVIGETNEETRPVFSAKAESAETSILFAEDDNLILKAAYQKESLVYETPDYPQLEGDLGGCYQIKNTNTILHALPILKRLGYRIEEKNVRDGFAHVNELTGLMGRWQKLSTSPLLICDTGHNIGGITYITHQISTIPHKHLHIIIGMVNDKDIRGVLALLPQEATYYFTKASVKRAMPEKEFQKIAGEFGLRGESYPAVIDAVRAAQEKSLPEDMIFVGGSSFIVADLLAGRDALDLN, from the coding sequence ATGGACTATCAGGACACATTAATGTATTTATATGAGAGTGCGCCTATGTTTCAGCAAATCGGAAGCAGCGCATATAAGGAAGGTTTAGAAACAACAAAAACTCTTGACGAACACTTTGGTCATCCCCATCGGGAATACCGCACCATTCATATTGCGGGGACTAATGGAAAGGGTTCTTGTTCCCATACATTAGCTGCCATTCTGCAATCAGCCGGTTATCGAGTGGGATTGTACACATCTCCCCATCTTGTTGATTTCCGTGAACGTATCCGCATCAACGGAGAAATGATTCCCGAAAGCTATGTTGTGAAATTTGTAGAAAAACACAGAAACTTCTTCGAGCCGCTACATCCTTCATTTTTCGAACTGACAACGGCTATGGCTTTCCGGTATTTCGCGGATCAAAAGATAGACGTGGCCGTGGTCGAAGTGGGACTGGGCGGGCGTTTGGATTGTACCAATATCATCCGTCCCGATTTATGTATTATCACCAATATCAGCTTTGACCATACCCAATTCCTCGGAGACACACTTGCCAAAATAGCTGGTGAAAAGGCCGGCATCATAAAGAAAGACATCCCTGTGGTAATTGGAGAAACTAACGAAGAGACACGGCCTGTTTTCTCGGCCAAAGCGGAAAGTGCGGAAACCTCCATTTTGTTTGCAGAAGATGACAATCTTATTCTTAAAGCAGCATATCAAAAAGAATCATTGGTTTACGAAACACCGGACTATCCACAATTAGAAGGAGATCTGGGAGGCTGTTATCAAATAAAAAATACAAATACAATTCTACATGCATTACCCATATTGAAAAGATTAGGATATCGTATAGAAGAAAAAAATGTTCGCGATGGATTTGCACATGTCAATGAACTCACGGGGCTAATGGGAAGATGGCAAAAACTAAGCACCTCCCCTCTCCTGATCTGTGATACCGGGCATAATATAGGAGGAATTACCTACATCACTCATCAAATCAGTACTATCCCTCACAAACATCTCCATATTATAATAGGAATGGTAAATGATAAAGACATCCGGGGCGTATTGGCCCTCTTGCCTCAAGAAGCTACTTACTATTTTACAAAAGCAAGTGTCAAACGAGCAATGCCTGAAAAAGAATTTCAAAAGATAGCAGGCGAATTCGGGTTACGAGGCGAATCATATCCGGCTGTTATAGACGCTGTACGCGCTGCACAAGAAAAAAGCCTCCCGGAAGATATGATCTTCGTAGGAGGCAGTAGTTTCATTGTTGCAGATTTATTAGCGGGCCGCGATGCACTCGATCTCAACTAA
- a CDS encoding PhoH family protein, with amino-acid sequence MGAKKNFVLDTNVILHDYNCLKNFQENDIYLPIVVLEELDKFKKGNEQINYNAREFVRELDLITDDNLFTNGAFLGEGLGRLFIVAGEVDSPVVHESFPARKPDHQILAVADYLARKHSKTKTILVTKDVNLRMKARSIGVLCEDYITDKVVNIDIFEKSNEVFEGIAPSLIDRIYSSREGLDIDEFEFKNIIRPNECFILKSDRNSVLARYNPFTHMVTRVNKSKNYGIEPRNAEQSFAFEILNDPNVKLVALTGKAGTGKTLLALAAALGNILDYKQILLARPIVSLSNKDIGFLPGDAKEKVAPYMQPLFDNLNVIKRQFAANSTEVKRLEDLQKSEQLVIEALAFIRGRSLSETYCIIDEAQNLTPHEIKTIITRAGEGTKMVFTGDIQQIDQPYLDSQSNGLVYMIDRMKDQNLFAHVNLVKGERSQLSELASNLM; translated from the coding sequence ATGGGAGCTAAGAAAAATTTTGTGTTGGACACAAACGTCATCCTTCACGACTACAATTGCCTGAAGAATTTTCAAGAGAACGATATTTATCTTCCAATTGTCGTACTGGAAGAATTGGATAAGTTTAAAAAGGGGAACGAACAGATTAACTACAATGCACGCGAGTTTGTACGTGAGCTTGATTTGATTACTGACGATAACTTGTTTACGAACGGAGCATTCTTGGGTGAAGGGCTGGGACGTTTGTTTATTGTTGCCGGTGAAGTGGATTCTCCGGTAGTGCATGAATCTTTTCCGGCACGAAAACCTGACCATCAGATATTGGCAGTTGCCGATTATCTTGCCCGGAAACATTCTAAAACAAAAACAATTTTGGTGACCAAAGATGTCAATCTTCGTATGAAAGCCCGTTCTATTGGGGTACTTTGTGAAGATTATATTACTGATAAAGTGGTTAATATCGACATTTTTGAAAAATCCAATGAGGTTTTCGAAGGGATTGCTCCTTCTTTGATCGACCGTATTTATTCATCCCGTGAGGGGTTGGATATCGATGAATTTGAATTCAAGAACATTATCCGTCCCAATGAATGTTTCATCCTGAAAAGTGATCGGAACAGTGTACTTGCCCGTTATAATCCCTTTACGCATATGGTAACCAGGGTAAATAAATCGAAGAATTATGGTATTGAGCCTCGTAATGCCGAGCAAAGTTTTGCTTTTGAGATATTGAATGATCCTAATGTAAAACTGGTGGCGCTGACTGGGAAAGCAGGTACTGGCAAAACATTATTGGCACTTGCCGCTGCACTGGGCAATATTCTTGATTATAAACAAATCCTTTTGGCACGTCCCATTGTATCACTTTCTAACAAAGATATAGGTTTTCTGCCGGGGGATGCCAAAGAGAAAGTTGCTCCTTATATGCAGCCATTGTTCGATAATCTGAATGTCATAAAACGGCAGTTTGCAGCTAATTCTACGGAAGTAAAGCGGTTGGAAGATTTGCAAAAAAGTGAACAATTGGTTATAGAAGCATTGGCTTTTATCAGGGGGCGCAGCCTCAGTGAAACTTATTGTATTATTGATGAGGCGCAGAATCTGACACCGCATGAAATAAAAACAATTATTACCCGTGCAGGTGAGGGGACAAAGATGGTGTTTACCGGTGATATTCAGCAGATAGATCAGCCCTATCTGGATAGCCAGTCCAATGGTTTGGTCTATATGATAGACCGGATGAAGGATCAGAATCTCTTTGCACACGTCAACCTCGTAAAGGGAGAAAGGAGCCAATTAAGCGAGTTGGCAAGCAACCTGATGTAG